Proteins encoded together in one Rhizobium sp. 11515TR window:
- a CDS encoding efflux RND transporter periplasmic adaptor subunit, giving the protein MKTVLVVAWLGVSAVALASCEKQGASEAKPKNVETVVAKLTPVVENNSITGEVSARVESDLSFRVSGRIVERLVDVGSSVKAGQVLARMDAEEQKADLGVATANLQSALAQQTQAQLAFDRQQNLFKTQVTTRAALDQAQETLLTAQGSVKSAQAQLDTAQDALSYTELRADADGVITARNAEVGQVAQAAQLVFTLAHDGPRDAVFNVFESLYLGRNLENKVAVSLLSAPSHRIEASVREISPTIDSSTGTIRVKVALEGAPDMPLGAPVVGLFRSAARDAIELPWSAMASKGGKPAVWIVDPASSSVSLRQVDVSGYETGRFAVRAGVSPGEIVVADGAKFLRSGQAVTYDNGAAK; this is encoded by the coding sequence ATGAAAACTGTCCTTGTCGTCGCCTGGCTCGGTGTCAGCGCCGTCGCGCTTGCCTCATGCGAAAAGCAAGGTGCGAGTGAGGCCAAGCCGAAGAACGTGGAGACCGTCGTGGCCAAGCTCACGCCGGTCGTCGAAAATAACAGCATCACCGGCGAAGTCAGTGCCCGGGTCGAGAGCGATCTTTCCTTCAGGGTCAGTGGGCGCATTGTCGAACGCCTCGTCGATGTCGGCTCGTCGGTGAAGGCGGGGCAGGTGCTTGCGCGCATGGATGCCGAAGAACAGAAGGCCGATCTGGGCGTAGCCACGGCGAACCTGCAGTCGGCGCTCGCCCAGCAGACCCAAGCCCAGTTGGCCTTCGACCGGCAGCAGAACCTCTTCAAAACACAGGTTACGACCCGCGCCGCGCTTGACCAGGCCCAGGAAACCCTTCTGACGGCCCAGGGAAGTGTGAAATCGGCGCAAGCGCAGCTCGACACCGCCCAGGACGCGCTTTCCTATACGGAACTGCGCGCTGATGCCGACGGTGTGATCACCGCCAGAAACGCCGAGGTGGGTCAGGTCGCGCAAGCGGCGCAGCTGGTCTTCACCCTTGCGCATGACGGTCCGCGCGACGCGGTCTTCAACGTCTTTGAATCCCTTTATCTGGGCCGCAATCTTGAAAACAAGGTCGCCGTCAGCCTCCTTTCGGCGCCGTCTCACAGGATAGAGGCCTCCGTCCGGGAAATCTCGCCCACGATCGACTCGTCGACCGGGACAATCAGGGTCAAGGTGGCGCTCGAAGGGGCGCCGGACATGCCGCTCGGCGCTCCGGTCGTCGGGCTGTTTCGATCCGCAGCGCGGGACGCAATCGAACTGCCGTGGTCGGCGATGGCGTCGAAGGGCGGCAAGCCGGCGGTCTGGATCGTCGATCCCGCCTCATCGAGCGTCTCTCTTCGCCAGGTCGATGTCTCCGGCTATGAAACCGGCCGTTTTGCGGTGCGGGCGGGCGTATCGCCGGGCGAGATCGTCGTCGCTGACGGCGCGAAATTCCTGCGATCGGGCCAGGCCGTCACATATGATAACGGAGCTGCAAAATGA
- a CDS encoding TetR/AcrR family transcriptional regulator — protein MPDTKKLTRAEQKARRPVQILDAAFEEFVERGYVATRVEDIATRIGVTKGTIYVYFETKEQLFEAMIRHISTPLEDLLISGNELKGTATERLRKNIELIYDLIIHDRKLRELMRFVIAEGSRFPHIVDRHHDIFIDPLERQMQSLIDEGVKLGEFRAAPAAFADAIVAPAIAFLFFKLLFDERRTLDKASYLTAHIDLVLHGLLLKEPR, from the coding sequence ATGCCTGATACGAAAAAGCTGACGCGCGCGGAGCAGAAAGCCCGCCGCCCCGTTCAGATCCTGGATGCTGCGTTTGAGGAGTTCGTCGAACGCGGTTACGTCGCGACTCGCGTCGAAGATATAGCCACCAGGATTGGAGTTACGAAGGGAACCATCTACGTCTACTTCGAGACCAAGGAGCAGCTTTTCGAAGCAATGATCCGGCACATTTCGACGCCCCTCGAAGATTTATTGATAAGCGGAAATGAGCTGAAGGGAACCGCTACGGAGCGGCTTCGGAAAAATATCGAGCTGATCTACGATCTCATAATTCATGATCGCAAGTTGCGCGAATTGATGAGGTTCGTCATTGCCGAAGGTTCGCGGTTTCCACATATCGTCGACAGGCACCACGACATATTCATCGATCCTCTCGAGCGTCAAATGCAGTCGCTTATTGATGAGGGGGTAAAGCTCGGAGAGTTTCGAGCGGCGCCGGCCGCGTTCGCCGATGCCATCGTTGCGCCCGCAATCGCCTTTCTGTTCTTCAAGCTGCTTTTCGATGAGCGGCGAACTCTGGACAAAGCAAGCTATCTGACGGCCCACATCGATCTTGTTTTGCACGGGCTGCTCTTGAAGGAGCCTCGCTAG
- a CDS encoding efflux RND transporter permease subunit, whose protein sequence is MKKFNLSDWALEHRSLVWYFMIVFILAGAFSYIGLGREEDPAFTIKTMIIQAQWPGASAEEVTKQVTDRIEKKLEELDSLDYTKSETVAGQTTIFVELLPTTKAKDVNAIWMRVRNMVGDIKGDFPSGVVGPFFNDNFGDVYGNIYAFTGDGLTQRQLRDLVEDARAKVLTVPNVGKVDIIGAQDEAVYLEFSTRKIAALGLNQQSVIDTLQAQNAVTQSGFVDAGPERIALRVSGQFTSEDSLRSINLRVNDRFFPLTDVATIKRGYVDPPSSLFRFNGQPAIGLAIGMKTGANLLEFGKALDKEIEQVTADLPIGVDVQRVSDQPAVVDEAVSGFTRALFEAIVIVLAISFISLGVRAGLVVAISIPLVLAITFLVMAYTGISMQRISLGALIIALGLLVDDAMIAVEMMVARLEVGDDLRKAATYVYTSTAFPMLTGTLVTVAGFIPVGLNTSAAGEFTFTLFVVIAVSLLVSWIVAVLFTPLLGVTILPKTMKSHHDQKGRFARVFAWLLGLALRWRWITIGATVAAFALSIGGMGLVQQQFFPSSDRPELIVDWNLPQNSSISETNKQMARFEREMLANNKDIDHWTSYVGQGAPRFILSFDVQTPDVSFGQTVIVTKGLDVRDKVKAELQDYLTKTFPGTDAFVKLLDIGPPVGKPVQYRISGPDIQKVRDIAQQFAGIVGQHPLLPNMTFDWNEPSRVVKVDVLQDKARQLGVSSQDIATALNGIVEGTAATNIRDDIYLIDVIGRAQTTERGSIETLQNLQLGGSNGKSVPLSAVANFHYELEQPTIWRRTRIPTITIKAAVVGSTQPATIVSELQPKVDEFRKTLPSGYHIVDGGSVEESAKAQGPIVAVAPLMLFVMATILMIQLQSFSRLFLVFAVAPTALIGVVIALLFSNAPMGFVAILGVLALIGILIRNSVILVVQIEHLRSEGVPAWQAVIEATEHRMRPIMLTAAAATLALIPISREIFWGPMAYAMMGGIVVGTALTLLFLPALYVAWFRIPRDGAQHEVI, encoded by the coding sequence GTGAAAAAATTCAATCTGTCCGACTGGGCGCTCGAACATCGTTCGCTCGTCTGGTACTTCATGATCGTTTTCATTCTGGCCGGCGCCTTTTCCTATATCGGTCTCGGTCGCGAAGAAGATCCCGCCTTCACCATCAAGACCATGATCATTCAGGCCCAATGGCCTGGCGCATCGGCCGAGGAGGTGACCAAACAGGTCACCGACCGCATAGAAAAGAAGCTGGAGGAGCTGGATTCTCTCGACTATACGAAGAGCGAGACGGTTGCCGGCCAGACCACCATTTTCGTCGAGCTTCTGCCGACGACCAAGGCCAAGGATGTCAACGCCATCTGGATGCGGGTCCGCAACATGGTCGGCGACATCAAGGGAGATTTTCCAAGCGGCGTCGTCGGGCCGTTTTTCAACGATAACTTCGGCGACGTCTATGGCAATATCTATGCCTTCACCGGTGATGGGCTGACACAGCGCCAGCTTCGTGATCTGGTCGAGGATGCGCGCGCGAAAGTGCTGACGGTCCCCAATGTCGGCAAGGTCGATATCATCGGCGCGCAGGACGAGGCCGTCTATCTTGAATTTTCCACGCGAAAGATCGCCGCTCTCGGCCTTAACCAGCAATCCGTCATCGACACGCTTCAGGCACAGAACGCCGTGACGCAGTCCGGTTTCGTCGATGCCGGCCCCGAGCGCATCGCCTTGCGCGTCAGCGGCCAGTTCACATCCGAAGACAGCCTCAGATCGATCAATCTTCGCGTCAACGATCGCTTCTTTCCGCTGACCGACGTTGCGACGATCAAACGCGGCTATGTCGATCCTCCTTCATCGCTGTTCAGATTTAACGGGCAGCCGGCCATCGGGCTTGCCATAGGCATGAAGACCGGGGCAAATCTGCTTGAGTTCGGCAAGGCGCTCGACAAGGAGATCGAGCAGGTCACGGCCGATCTTCCCATTGGGGTCGACGTTCAGCGCGTGTCCGATCAGCCCGCCGTCGTCGACGAGGCCGTATCGGGCTTCACACGCGCGCTGTTCGAGGCGATCGTCATCGTGCTTGCGATCAGCTTCATCAGCCTTGGCGTCCGGGCGGGACTCGTGGTCGCCATTTCCATTCCGCTCGTACTGGCGATTACCTTTCTCGTTATGGCATATACCGGCATTTCCATGCAGCGTATTTCGCTTGGAGCGCTGATCATCGCTCTCGGCCTTCTCGTTGACGATGCCATGATCGCCGTCGAGATGATGGTAGCCCGGCTGGAAGTGGGCGACGACCTGAGAAAGGCGGCGACCTACGTCTACACCTCGACGGCCTTTCCGATGTTGACGGGTACGCTTGTGACGGTGGCGGGCTTCATCCCAGTCGGCCTCAACACCAGTGCGGCCGGCGAATTCACCTTCACTCTCTTCGTGGTCATCGCCGTTTCGCTCTTGGTTTCATGGATCGTTGCGGTGTTATTCACGCCGCTTCTGGGCGTGACGATCCTTCCGAAGACCATGAAATCGCACCATGATCAGAAAGGCCGTTTTGCGCGCGTCTTCGCCTGGCTCCTGGGCCTCGCCCTGCGTTGGCGCTGGATAACCATCGGTGCGACCGTGGCCGCGTTCGCCCTTTCCATCGGCGGAATGGGCTTGGTGCAGCAACAGTTCTTTCCTTCCTCCGATAGACCCGAACTGATCGTCGATTGGAACCTGCCGCAGAACAGCTCAATTTCCGAGACGAACAAGCAGATGGCCAGGTTCGAACGCGAGATGCTGGCGAACAACAAGGATATCGATCATTGGACGAGCTATGTCGGACAGGGCGCTCCTCGCTTCATTCTGTCCTTCGATGTACAAACACCTGACGTCTCTTTCGGCCAGACCGTGATCGTCACCAAGGGGCTCGACGTTCGCGACAAGGTCAAAGCCGAACTGCAGGATTACCTGACGAAGACCTTCCCTGGAACCGACGCATTCGTGAAGCTGCTCGACATCGGCCCTCCGGTCGGCAAGCCGGTACAGTATCGGATCAGCGGACCCGATATCCAGAAGGTCCGGGACATCGCCCAGCAATTTGCAGGCATCGTCGGTCAGCATCCCTTGCTGCCCAACATGACCTTCGATTGGAACGAACCTTCGCGTGTCGTCAAGGTCGACGTTCTGCAGGATAAGGCACGGCAATTGGGCGTCTCGTCTCAAGATATCGCAACGGCTCTAAACGGCATCGTCGAGGGAACGGCCGCAACGAACATTCGTGACGACATCTATCTGATCGATGTGATCGGTAGAGCCCAGACGACCGAACGCGGCTCGATCGAGACGCTGCAGAACCTTCAACTGGGCGGCTCAAATGGCAAATCCGTGCCCCTCTCGGCGGTTGCGAATTTCCATTACGAGCTGGAGCAACCGACGATCTGGCGGCGGACGCGCATACCGACCATCACCATCAAGGCTGCGGTGGTCGGATCGACGCAACCGGCGACGATCGTCAGTGAACTGCAGCCGAAAGTCGACGAATTCCGCAAGACGCTTCCAAGCGGCTATCATATCGTAGATGGCGGCTCGGTCGAGGAAAGTGCCAAGGCGCAGGGGCCGATCGTGGCGGTAGCGCCGCTGATGCTGTTCGTCATGGCGACGATCCTGATGATCCAGCTGCAAAGTTTCAGCCGGCTCTTTCTGGTGTTCGCTGTCGCTCCTACAGCGCTTATCGGCGTCGTTATTGCACTTCTCTTCAGCAACGCGCCCATGGGGTTCGTCGCAATCCTTGGCGTACTTGCTCTCATAGGTATCCTGATCCGCAACTCGGTGATCCTTGTCGTGCAGATCGAGCATCTTCGAAGCGAGGGCGTGCCGGCCTGGCAAGCCGTCATCGAGGCGACGGAGCATCGAATGCGGCCCATCATGCTGACGGCCGCTGCAGCAACGCTTGCGCTTATACCGATCTCCAGAGAGATATTCTGGGGTCCGATGGCCTATGCGATGATGGGCGGCATCGTCGTCGGCACGGCTTTGACGTTGCTTTTCCTTCCCGCCTTGTACGTCGCCTGGTTTCGCATTCCCCGTGATGGCGCGCAGCACGAGGTGATCTGA
- a CDS encoding invasion associated locus B family protein → MLALVGAGFASSAFAQSALPNGASSLQETYQDWRVACSQRDKTSACTISQDQTQQNGQRLLAVEMQIRPDGGALATLLLPFGIVLDSGVTPNIDDQPPLKPVRFRTCLPNGCIALLPVDAATLGKLRTGSRLNLKVVADGGNPLGFQISLQGFSAAADRVASLGAR, encoded by the coding sequence ATGCTCGCCCTTGTCGGTGCGGGCTTTGCTTCTTCGGCCTTTGCCCAATCGGCTCTGCCGAATGGCGCTTCGAGCCTGCAGGAGACATACCAGGACTGGCGCGTTGCCTGCAGCCAGCGCGACAAGACGTCGGCATGCACGATTTCGCAAGATCAAACCCAGCAAAACGGCCAGAGGCTGCTTGCCGTCGAAATGCAAATACGTCCCGACGGCGGCGCGCTCGCAACGCTGCTGCTACCCTTCGGAATTGTCCTCGACTCGGGCGTGACACCGAATATCGACGATCAGCCGCCTTTGAAGCCGGTGCGTTTTCGCACATGTCTGCCTAACGGCTGCATCGCCTTGCTTCCGGTCGATGCTGCAACACTTGGCAAATTGCGAACCGGATCGCGCCTGAACCTCAAGGTCGTTGCCGATGGCGGCAACCCGCTCGGCTTCCAGATATCCTTGCAAGGTTTTTCGGCGGCCGCCGATCGCGTTGCCTCCTTGGGCGCACGATAG
- a CDS encoding invasion associated locus B family protein, which yields MVKGALFGVPTFMACMLLFGSIAAGQDAASPTYRIKPSEVVAPPEVKPGDYQRTIRPFENWTLICDENLKIRQRVCNVTQIIENAAGQIAFSWSLAATKKGDPYMILRAAPVAKSDGGIQLQFEGRKEPIQVRFSGCNNTVCVGMLPVGPAMREQISKNTAPTISYPTSDGRTISVTANLKGLSTAVKAIK from the coding sequence ATGGTCAAAGGAGCGCTCTTCGGCGTCCCGACTTTTATGGCTTGCATGCTCCTGTTCGGCTCGATCGCAGCCGGACAGGATGCGGCCTCTCCCACGTATCGCATAAAGCCTTCCGAAGTCGTTGCTCCTCCGGAAGTGAAGCCTGGCGACTATCAGCGGACAATTCGTCCCTTTGAAAATTGGACGCTGATCTGCGACGAAAATCTCAAAATTCGCCAGCGGGTCTGCAACGTTACGCAAATCATCGAGAACGCTGCCGGACAAATTGCATTCAGCTGGTCGCTTGCCGCGACGAAAAAAGGCGATCCCTATATGATCCTGCGTGCGGCTCCGGTTGCCAAAAGCGACGGCGGCATCCAGTTGCAATTCGAGGGACGGAAAGAACCGATACAGGTCCGGTTCAGCGGCTGCAACAATACGGTTTGCGTCGGCATGCTGCCGGTCGGCCCCGCCATGCGCGAGCAGATTTCCAAAAACACGGCGCCAACAATCTCCTATCCAACCTCGGATGGAAGGACGATCAGCGTGACTGCAAACCTCAAGGGCCTTTCCACAGCCGTTAAGGCGATAAAGTGA
- a CDS encoding efflux RND transporter periplasmic adaptor subunit: MNIRITAGLAILGSLLLTSCEKQDEAHYEPPRPVLSVVAQSTAASALTLPGTVEARIETQLAFRVLGRVIARKVSVGDIVRKGDVVAAIDPLSLELAVKSSQSELSNAQAQLANAASTEERQRSLLESRSGSEAAYEEAELGRKSASAAVAKAQANLDKAEEQLGYAQLRAEFDGVVTATSAEVGQVVSAGQSIATVARPDQRDAIIDIPVASFDGLKVGSPFEVALQLDPTIRASGVVREIAPEAEATTRTRRTKITLINPPAAFRLGSVVTATATVVADPMILLPSSSVLVKDGKPNVWVVDTAARKVSIRTIKIDGDLVEGGSVRITEGISPGERIVVAGVHKLADGQAVRVD; the protein is encoded by the coding sequence ATGAATATCCGCATCACAGCCGGCCTGGCGATCCTCGGGTCATTGCTGCTGACTTCTTGCGAAAAACAGGACGAAGCCCATTACGAGCCGCCGCGTCCCGTACTTTCCGTCGTCGCCCAGTCCACCGCTGCCTCCGCGCTGACCCTTCCGGGGACGGTCGAGGCCAGGATCGAGACCCAGCTTGCATTTCGGGTCCTGGGACGGGTCATCGCGCGCAAGGTCAGCGTCGGCGATATCGTCAGGAAAGGCGATGTCGTTGCCGCCATCGATCCGCTTTCGCTCGAGCTTGCGGTCAAGAGTTCCCAGTCCGAGCTTTCGAATGCTCAGGCGCAGTTGGCAAATGCCGCATCCACGGAAGAACGCCAACGGTCCTTGCTCGAGAGCCGGTCGGGAAGCGAAGCGGCCTACGAAGAGGCCGAACTTGGCCGCAAGAGCGCGAGTGCGGCGGTTGCCAAGGCGCAGGCCAATCTGGACAAGGCCGAGGAACAGCTGGGCTATGCGCAGCTACGCGCGGAATTCGATGGTGTCGTGACCGCAACTTCCGCCGAAGTGGGCCAGGTCGTCTCCGCCGGCCAAAGCATCGCCACCGTTGCGCGTCCCGATCAACGCGATGCCATCATCGACATACCGGTGGCAAGCTTCGACGGTCTCAAGGTGGGCTCGCCCTTTGAAGTGGCGCTCCAGCTCGACCCGACCATCCGTGCGAGCGGTGTGGTCCGAGAGATTGCTCCGGAAGCCGAGGCCACCACCCGCACGCGGCGCACGAAAATCACGCTCATCAATCCGCCCGCGGCATTTCGCCTTGGCTCCGTTGTTACCGCGACCGCGACGGTTGTCGCGGATCCGATGATCCTGCTGCCGTCTTCATCCGTGTTGGTGAAAGACGGAAAGCCGAACGTCTGGGTGGTCGATACCGCGGCTCGCAAAGTCTCCATTCGCACGATCAAGATTGATGGGGACCTCGTCGAAGGCGGTTCGGTGAGGATCACCGAAGGCATCAGCCCCGGCGAACGCATCGTCGTTGCCGGAGTTCACAAGCTTGCGGACGGCCAGGCCGTCAGGGTAGACTAA
- a CDS encoding DUF4189 domain-containing protein, with product MRLKSAIAAIGMLLVSAAHPWAADLFPTEQPPAPPPDERGIWAAIAYSAPDEKYGFFWGADKRQEAMDIALKHCERDKGKSCVVVSVFRNHRHWDDDDKTGFPYNHCGALAIGKEGGKRVTPWGANSAPTRREAEDLALKACEGSGSHCKVREWVCT from the coding sequence ATGAGACTGAAATCCGCGATTGCCGCGATAGGCATGCTTCTAGTCTCCGCCGCCCATCCGTGGGCAGCCGATCTCTTCCCGACAGAGCAGCCGCCGGCTCCCCCGCCTGACGAGCGCGGCATATGGGCAGCGATCGCCTATTCTGCCCCGGATGAAAAATACGGCTTCTTCTGGGGGGCCGACAAACGCCAGGAAGCCATGGATATCGCGCTCAAGCATTGCGAGCGGGATAAGGGCAAGAGCTGCGTCGTCGTCAGCGTATTTCGCAATCATCGGCATTGGGATGACGACGACAAGACCGGCTTTCCCTACAATCATTGCGGCGCCCTTGCCATCGGCAAGGAAGGCGGGAAGCGCGTTACGCCGTGGGGCGCGAATTCGGCGCCGACACGTCGCGAGGCCGAAGACCTCGCACTCAAGGCATGCGAGGGCTCCGGCTCCCACTGCAAAGTGCGGGAGTGGGTATGCACCTGA